A window of the Streptomyces sp. JB150 genome harbors these coding sequences:
- a CDS encoding HEAT repeat domain-containing protein, which produces MTTYDLGPTTLYAPCERLLHGKGVTCAIGAGEAEDWIRLDRRVHRATHDHASGGRTTASASRTRVGPWPVSTREIADWRRAPYWRENPDGSAAVSWSLPPTESEIALCLCHADPRVRAAALALDTAGQLPDSVLPLVLIRSADTDERVRTCARTVLDRVLGDAPAPVPPRLADLATLAALVATRRRYGTWARQAVLGRLDALPVTTLTHLLTHRDRQSRRAGLEAATLYGTPAMGQVWALAEQDHDEGVRELAVRTAIRLALACGRQTVLDDARTRFLAHLDNDPAYGLRLGTLATAVTTGFLRIDDLATLATTHRYRKIRRHACAAALAHPQAHTVLDRLLCARDTRVRAAAVGHLRRTGRGDELPRHLTDLSHTVRATACRHLRAHGHDPRTHYHNLCADPATVVPAAVLGLAEQGHPEDAALLHPLLHHPHARVRARALSALRMLRALPDDALPPFADDPDPGVRATALTALRHTPRLLRALLDSTRDDVRTRAETLLHRHLIQAPCRCRPPLPPPGRSPLAKLATAPAPAGSAEPARGPSELPPAFRRRT; this is translated from the coding sequence ATGACCACGTACGACCTCGGCCCCACCACGCTCTACGCCCCCTGCGAGCGGCTGCTCCACGGCAAGGGCGTCACGTGCGCGATCGGGGCGGGGGAGGCCGAGGACTGGATCCGGCTCGACCGGCGCGTCCACCGGGCCACCCACGACCACGCGTCCGGCGGCCGCACGACGGCCTCCGCCTCCCGGACCCGCGTCGGCCCGTGGCCGGTGAGCACACGGGAGATCGCGGACTGGCGCCGGGCCCCGTACTGGCGGGAGAACCCCGACGGGAGCGCAGCTGTGTCCTGGAGCCTGCCGCCCACCGAGTCCGAGATCGCCCTGTGCCTGTGCCACGCCGACCCCCGCGTCCGTGCGGCGGCGCTGGCCCTGGACACCGCGGGGCAGCTGCCCGACTCCGTCCTGCCGCTCGTCCTGATCCGCAGCGCGGACACCGACGAACGGGTACGGACCTGCGCCCGCACCGTCCTCGACCGCGTACTCGGCGACGCCCCCGCCCCGGTGCCGCCCCGACTGGCGGACCTGGCCACCCTGGCCGCCTTGGTGGCCACCCGCAGGCGGTACGGAACCTGGGCACGCCAGGCCGTCCTGGGGCGCCTCGACGCCCTGCCCGTGACGACCCTCACCCACCTGCTGACCCACCGCGACCGCCAGTCCCGGCGCGCCGGCCTGGAGGCGGCCACCCTGTACGGGACGCCGGCCATGGGGCAGGTGTGGGCACTGGCCGAGCAGGACCACGACGAGGGCGTGCGAGAGCTGGCCGTACGCACCGCGATACGCCTCGCGCTCGCCTGCGGCCGGCAGACGGTCCTCGACGACGCCAGAACCCGCTTCCTCGCCCACCTCGACAATGACCCCGCCTACGGCCTGCGCCTGGGCACCCTCGCCACCGCCGTGACGACCGGCTTCCTGCGCATCGACGACCTCGCCACGCTCGCCACCACCCACCGCTACCGTAAGATCCGCCGCCACGCCTGCGCGGCCGCCCTCGCCCACCCACAAGCGCATACGGTCCTCGACCGCCTGCTGTGCGCCCGGGACACTCGCGTGCGTGCCGCCGCCGTGGGACACCTGCGCCGCACAGGCCGCGGCGACGAACTGCCCCGCCACCTGACGGACCTCTCCCACACCGTGCGCGCGACGGCGTGCCGGCACCTGCGCGCGCACGGGCACGACCCGCGCACCCACTACCACAACCTGTGCGCCGACCCGGCCACCGTCGTCCCGGCCGCGGTCCTCGGCCTCGCCGAACAAGGACACCCCGAGGACGCCGCCCTGCTGCACCCCCTCCTCCACCACCCGCACGCCAGGGTCCGCGCCCGCGCCCTGTCCGCGCTGCGCATGCTCAGGGCGCTGCCCGACGACGCGCTCCCGCCGTTCGCCGACGACCCGGACCCCGGCGTACGCGCCACCGCCCTCACCGCCCTGCGCCACACCCCCCGCCTCCTGCGGGCCCTGCTCGACAGCACACGGGACGACGTCCGGACACGAGCGGAAACCCTCCTGCACCGCCACCTGATCCAGGCCCCCTGCCGCTGCCGCCCGCCCCTGCCGCCACCGGGTCGGTCACCCCTGGCGAAGCTCGCGACCGCCCCCGCCCCCGCCGGCTCCGCAGAACCCGCCCGCGGACCCTCCGAGCTGCCGCCGGCCTTCCGGCGCAGGACCTGA
- a CDS encoding peptidoglycan-binding domain-containing protein, whose protein sequence is MGLSTPARFTGCTAGAVTAALILSASPAPASGDFSGRAFVHGGGDIYVDDWTDEGYLSTSRHASSNATCLWQEVLWSYDLLAWDDIDGVFGDDTRAATVKWQKAYATDQPADGIVGKHPFGRAGYGLVDETGDNRPDRKGNKRVAGDNYLTCS, encoded by the coding sequence ATGGGCCTGTCGACGCCCGCCCGCTTCACCGGTTGCACCGCCGGCGCGGTGACCGCCGCGCTGATCCTGTCCGCCTCGCCGGCACCGGCCAGCGGGGACTTCAGCGGGCGGGCGTTCGTCCACGGCGGCGGCGACATATATGTCGACGACTGGACTGACGAGGGTTATCTGTCCACGTCCCGTCACGCCTCCTCGAACGCGACGTGCCTGTGGCAGGAGGTGCTGTGGTCGTACGACCTCCTGGCCTGGGACGACATCGACGGCGTCTTCGGGGACGACACCAGGGCCGCGACCGTGAAGTGGCAGAAGGCCTACGCCACCGACCAACCGGCAGACGGAATCGTGGGGAAACACCCGTTCGGCCGGGCCGGATACGGGCTCGTCGACGAGACCGGCGACAACCGCCCTGACCGCAAGGGAAACAAGCGGGTCGCCGGCGACAACTACCTGACCTGCAGCTGA
- a CDS encoding S1 RNA-binding domain-containing protein encodes MAGQKLRGRVTKLVPFGVFVEVADGVEGLVHLRELTSTPAQSVADVVRAGDEITVVVTEIDRQRRTLALSRRQAPPEYR; translated from the coding sequence GTGGCAGGGCAGAAACTGCGAGGACGGGTCACCAAGCTGGTCCCATTCGGCGTGTTCGTCGAGGTCGCCGACGGAGTCGAGGGACTGGTCCACCTGCGAGAACTCACCTCGACGCCCGCACAGAGCGTGGCGGACGTCGTCCGCGCCGGCGACGAGATCACGGTCGTCGTCACCGAGATCGACCGACAGCGACGCACATTGGCCCTCTCCCGCCGGCAAGCCCCGCCCGAGTACCGGTGA
- a CDS encoding SpoIIE family protein phosphatase — protein sequence MMSGTGDEGVGPPPAPPPDDTALPDDTPPPSALLEDSTEDLYENAPCGFLSTALDGTIVKVNATLLDWLGRRGAELVGRRTFSDLLTAGGRLYHETHYAPLLRMQGEISGIALELKRADGSRLPVLVTSTVKTSEDGQPRLIRTTVFDARERRSYEQELLRARQESERERERLKQLAATLQASLLPPALENVPGLDVAAHYHIASADEVGGDFYDLFPLASGSWGLFLGDVCGKGATAAAVTSLARYTLRAAAVYDPDPAVVLRNLNTVLVHEYAGAAEPRFCTVLFGLLTPHDEGGFRITLAGGGHPPALLLRADGTADHLPTPGGQLIGVLPDATIATTTLRLAPGDTLLLYTDGLTEAHTAASGSDRYGDDALLDFARRLAPTTARRTVAALRDLLAALGTGVDDDAAVLAVHAPLPGPAGHRHSPQP from the coding sequence ATGATGAGCGGGACCGGCGACGAGGGCGTCGGCCCGCCCCCCGCACCGCCCCCGGACGACACCGCGCTCCCGGACGACACCCCGCCCCCCTCCGCCCTGCTGGAGGACAGCACCGAGGACCTCTACGAGAACGCGCCCTGCGGTTTCCTGTCCACCGCCCTGGACGGAACGATCGTCAAGGTCAACGCCACCCTGCTGGACTGGCTCGGCCGGCGCGGCGCGGAGCTGGTCGGCCGCCGTACCTTCTCCGACCTGCTGACCGCCGGCGGCCGCCTCTACCACGAGACGCACTACGCGCCGCTGCTGCGCATGCAGGGGGAGATCAGCGGCATCGCGCTGGAACTGAAACGAGCCGACGGCAGCCGCCTGCCGGTCCTCGTGACCTCGACCGTCAAAACGAGCGAGGACGGACAGCCCCGGCTGATCCGCACCACCGTCTTCGACGCCCGCGAGCGCCGCTCCTACGAGCAGGAACTGCTGCGCGCCCGCCAGGAGTCCGAACGCGAACGCGAACGGCTCAAGCAGCTCGCCGCCACCCTGCAGGCATCGCTGCTGCCGCCCGCCCTGGAGAACGTACCGGGACTGGACGTGGCCGCCCACTACCACATCGCCTCGGCCGACGAGGTCGGCGGCGACTTCTACGACCTCTTCCCCCTCGCCTCCGGCAGCTGGGGCCTCTTCCTCGGCGACGTGTGCGGCAAAGGCGCCACCGCGGCAGCCGTCACCTCCCTGGCCCGCTACACCCTGCGCGCCGCGGCCGTGTACGACCCCGACCCGGCCGTCGTCCTGCGCAACCTCAACACCGTCCTCGTCCACGAATACGCCGGCGCCGCCGAACCCCGGTTCTGCACCGTCCTCTTCGGCCTGCTCACCCCCCACGACGAGGGCGGCTTCCGCATCACCCTGGCCGGCGGCGGCCACCCGCCCGCCCTGCTGCTGCGCGCCGACGGAACCGCCGACCACCTGCCCACCCCCGGCGGCCAGCTCATCGGCGTCCTGCCCGACGCCACCATCGCCACCACCACCCTCCGCCTGGCACCCGGCGACACCCTGCTCCTCTACACCGACGGCCTCACCGAAGCACACACCGCCGCCAGCGGCAGCGACCGCTACGGCGACGACGCCCTCCTGGACTTCGCCCGGCGGCTGGCCCCCACCACCGCGCGACGCACCGTCGCGGCCCTACGCGACCTCCTGGCCGCCCTCGGCACCGGCGTGGACGACGACGCGGCCGTCCTCGCCGTCCACGCACCCCTGCCCGGACCAGCCGGCCACCGCCACTCACCACAGCCGTAA